One part of the Salinimonas iocasae genome encodes these proteins:
- a CDS encoding rhomboid family intramembrane serine protease, with protein sequence MSQLPRLRSQFRLIAIIGATLILLEIINLITLNSLNSLGIMPRYLPSLWNIITAPWVHQTPAHLIANLLPLLLFIWLTLQWGNKTFVKVTLTVFLLAGLSVWLFGRSAVHLGASGVVYGYFGFLLWAGFKTKKIPYMIISVLVAILYGGLILGVLPGREFVSYEYHLFGFAAGLLAAWRWGATSTV encoded by the coding sequence ATGAGCCAATTACCCAGACTACGTTCACAATTTCGCCTGATAGCCATTATTGGAGCGACATTAATACTGCTTGAGATTATCAATCTCATTACCCTAAACAGTTTAAACAGCCTGGGTATTATGCCCCGCTACCTGCCATCGCTGTGGAATATCATTACTGCACCATGGGTTCATCAGACCCCTGCCCATTTAATTGCTAATTTATTGCCGCTGCTGCTGTTTATCTGGCTAACATTGCAATGGGGCAACAAAACCTTTGTAAAGGTAACACTTACTGTGTTTCTTCTTGCCGGTTTGAGCGTTTGGCTGTTTGGCCGCTCTGCAGTACACCTGGGCGCAAGTGGTGTTGTATACGGTTACTTCGGATTCTTATTATGGGCAGGTTTTAAGACTAAAAAGATCCCCTACATGATTATTTCCGTACTGGTGGCAATCCTCTATGGCGGATTAATTTTAGGCGTGCTGCCCGGCCGTGAATTTGTTTCTTATGAATATCATCTGTTCGGCTTTGCAGCCGGTTTACTCGCCGCCTGGCGCTGGGGTGCAACCAGTACCGTGTGA
- a CDS encoding potassium channel protein, which yields MASWTKLRRLMLRHFSESRWYTIVLITLIYALMSWSLLSAAGEQALISQVEFVYWLAVTASTVGYGDLSPVTTAGKVIVALFVIPVGLSIFAMVIGRIAAWVSDQWKKGLTGMKTLHINNHILVIGWNEKKTMLLLDLLLKERADLAVKPDIVLCVKADINNPLPGQIEFIHVESFNNDNDMDRACVADAGVILIDNPSDDVTLTTALYCTKRNPDAHQVAYFSDDSLVSLLQTHCPNVECTPSVAVEMLAKSVFDPGSSMLHHDLISVDAGQAQFSVALPEDCDTLTVGQLFINMKKHYDAIFIGFAPGGVYKNMVVNPDSAVTVSANDTIFYIASARMTDIDWQKLGS from the coding sequence ATGGCCTCCTGGACAAAGCTTCGTCGATTAATGCTTCGCCACTTCAGCGAATCGAGATGGTACACCATTGTACTGATCACCCTTATTTACGCACTAATGAGCTGGTCGCTATTGAGCGCTGCTGGTGAACAGGCGCTTATCAGTCAGGTGGAATTTGTTTACTGGCTGGCGGTAACAGCCTCAACGGTGGGGTATGGCGATTTGTCGCCGGTGACCACAGCCGGCAAAGTTATCGTGGCCTTGTTTGTTATACCTGTCGGCCTGAGTATATTCGCCATGGTAATAGGGCGAATCGCAGCCTGGGTAAGTGACCAGTGGAAAAAAGGATTAACCGGAATGAAAACCCTGCATATAAATAATCATATTCTGGTCATTGGCTGGAACGAAAAAAAGACAATGCTGCTGTTAGACCTGCTGCTTAAAGAGCGCGCAGATTTAGCGGTTAAACCAGACATTGTATTATGTGTGAAAGCCGATATTAATAATCCCCTGCCCGGTCAGATTGAATTTATACATGTTGAATCATTCAACAATGATAACGATATGGACCGGGCCTGCGTCGCTGATGCAGGTGTTATTTTGATTGATAATCCTTCTGATGATGTCACTCTCACCACTGCGCTGTATTGCACAAAACGCAATCCGGATGCGCATCAGGTCGCTTATTTCAGCGATGACTCCCTGGTTTCTTTACTGCAAACTCACTGCCCTAATGTAGAGTGTACTCCCAGTGTCGCTGTCGAAATGCTGGCTAAATCAGTCTTTGATCCGGGCTCGAGTATGCTGCACCATGACCTTATCAGCGTGGATGCCGGACAGGCCCAGTTTTCTGTCGCATTGCCTGAAGACTGCGACACCCTCACCGTTGGTCAGCTTTTTATCAATATGAAAAAGCATTACGACGCAATCTTTATTGGCTTTGCGCCGGGCGGGGTGTATAAAAACATGGTTGTGAATCCTGATTCTGCTGTGACGGTGTCAGCGAATGATACGATTTTCTATATCGCCAGCGCGCGTATGACCGATATCGACTGGCAAAAACTGGGGAGCTGA
- a CDS encoding YjfK family protein, with product MFSKLFGRKPTTPAAPKPPEIMGLYLGGSFELDALKLKVLTPDLIIESCAASQLIQAVGHAQLDSGGDLLRFYTDDDGFLQVVTDGGLTENHITDVKLWHFYDTKTIGSDAQWNECLTSLISQPTYELEGKTFTRVWDAVGESSPPVAVTEKTYEEDGDVSTTDQFMMLYERPLDDERFESLLVVGEEKIINNNKDRCLVISTGFDVLPTDIQING from the coding sequence ATGTTTAGTAAGCTTTTTGGCCGAAAACCCACTACACCTGCTGCGCCCAAACCACCTGAAATTATGGGCCTGTATCTGGGCGGCTCCTTTGAACTTGATGCACTTAAACTAAAAGTGCTGACACCTGATTTAATTATTGAGTCATGCGCCGCATCACAACTTATACAGGCCGTGGGCCACGCTCAGCTAGACTCAGGTGGAGACTTGCTGCGCTTTTATACCGACGATGATGGCTTTTTGCAGGTGGTCACAGATGGCGGCCTGACTGAAAACCATATTACTGATGTAAAGTTATGGCACTTTTACGATACCAAAACCATCGGCAGTGACGCGCAGTGGAATGAGTGCCTTACTTCGCTTATTTCACAGCCGACGTACGAACTGGAAGGCAAGACCTTCACCCGGGTGTGGGATGCGGTAGGTGAAAGCTCCCCCCCGGTGGCTGTTACCGAAAAAACTTATGAAGAAGATGGTGACGTAAGCACCACTGATCAGTTTATGATGCTGTACGAACGCCCATTGGATGATGAACGCTTTGAATCACTTTTAGTGGTGGGCGAAGAAAAAATAATTAATAACAATAAAGATCGTTGCCTGGTCATCAGTACCGGCTTTGATGTATTACCAACCGATATACAAATTAATGGCTAG
- a CDS encoding alkaline phosphatase: MLKKVSILSLISAAVLSGCMSSAKTANDAEHTMQADTPKNIIMVVADGMGPAYTTAYRNYMDDPATEIVETVVFDDIFTGNASTYPHHMSGLVTDSAASATALASGEKSYNGAIGVNHNKIKVESVLQLAKKQGMRTGVAVTSQINHATPASYIAHNESRKNYDALADSFFDDRISGEIVADVMLGGGTQYFERDDRDLVAEFIDADYQYVDTYNKLATLPAGSDVLGLFAPVGLPPALDDTREHRLSYLTEHAIKHLENEEGFFLLVEASQVDWAGHANDIGSAMAEMDDLAATIKYLKEYVKSHPDTLVVLTADHSTGGLTIGANGDYRWSPEFLKSMKSSVHTIAENMSDMDQPLAYISQQLGFAFTEEDHTVLNKVLAHDDVVQREAGLKKFLDMKSNTGWTTSGHTGVDVEVFSFGAGSHAFVGQMDNTDIAKRMKAFVSGKQRQLTTSDEAVVVPSEDACNFKEAFHCE; the protein is encoded by the coding sequence TAAAAATATCATCATGGTCGTTGCTGACGGCATGGGCCCGGCTTATACCACGGCTTATCGCAATTACATGGACGACCCGGCCACTGAGATTGTCGAAACGGTTGTCTTTGATGACATTTTTACCGGTAATGCCTCTACCTACCCGCATCACATGTCCGGTCTAGTTACAGATTCGGCGGCATCAGCGACTGCGCTGGCTAGCGGTGAAAAATCTTATAATGGTGCAATTGGCGTAAACCATAATAAGATAAAAGTTGAATCAGTACTCCAACTGGCTAAGAAGCAGGGTATGCGAACAGGTGTGGCGGTCACATCTCAGATAAATCACGCCACACCGGCCTCTTATATTGCCCATAATGAAAGTCGCAAAAATTATGATGCACTTGCTGACAGCTTCTTTGACGATCGTATCAGTGGTGAAATCGTTGCGGATGTCATGCTGGGTGGCGGAACGCAGTATTTTGAAAGAGACGATCGTGATTTGGTCGCTGAGTTTATCGATGCAGATTATCAATATGTTGATACCTACAACAAACTGGCCACGCTTCCGGCCGGATCTGATGTACTGGGGTTGTTTGCACCTGTAGGGCTACCTCCTGCGCTGGATGATACCCGAGAACATCGTCTGTCGTATCTGACTGAACATGCTATAAAGCACCTGGAAAATGAAGAAGGATTCTTTCTGCTTGTTGAAGCCAGTCAGGTTGACTGGGCGGGTCATGCTAATGATATAGGCTCGGCAATGGCAGAGATGGACGATCTGGCTGCCACCATCAAATACCTGAAAGAGTATGTAAAAAGCCACCCTGATACGCTGGTGGTTTTAACTGCTGATCATAGTACAGGTGGCCTTACAATCGGCGCAAATGGTGATTATCGTTGGTCACCCGAATTTCTGAAAAGCATGAAGTCATCGGTGCATACTATTGCTGAAAACATGTCGGATATGGACCAGCCGTTGGCATATATCAGTCAGCAGTTAGGTTTTGCGTTTACAGAAGAGGACCATACGGTATTAAACAAAGTGCTTGCTCACGACGACGTAGTGCAACGCGAAGCCGGTCTGAAAAAGTTTCTGGATATGAAAAGCAACACGGGCTGGACAACATCGGGTCATACCGGGGTGGATGTTGAAGTCTTTTCATTTGGTGCAGGTAGTCACGCCTTCGTTGGGCAGATGGACAATACTGATATCGCTAAACGTATGAAAGCGTTTGTTAGCGGCAAGCAGCGCCAGCTTACCACCAGTGATGAAGCGGTCGTCGTGCCATCTGAAGATGCCTGTAACTTCAAAGAAGCATTCCACTGTGAATAA
- a CDS encoding DUF350 domain-containing protein, whose translation MDSIMASLAGLDNFALYFVISIVFLFIFKFVYALVTPHDEWKLVKEEKNVAAAVGFGGAIIGFALALSGAAANSLSVIDFAIWGIVAIIAQSLAFALLRFTFMPRIAERITNNEVSAGAILAAMSVAVGLLNAACMTY comes from the coding sequence ATGGATTCAATTATGGCGTCACTGGCAGGTCTGGATAATTTTGCCCTGTATTTCGTAATATCGATCGTATTTCTTTTTATTTTCAAGTTCGTGTACGCACTGGTCACGCCCCATGATGAATGGAAGCTGGTAAAAGAAGAAAAGAATGTCGCCGCTGCCGTCGGCTTTGGCGGCGCGATTATCGGTTTTGCACTGGCTTTATCCGGCGCTGCGGCAAACTCACTGTCGGTCATCGATTTTGCTATCTGGGGGATTGTCGCAATCATCGCGCAATCACTGGCTTTTGCATTGTTGCGCTTTACGTTTATGCCCCGCATCGCTGAGCGAATTACCAATAATGAAGTCTCAGCCGGCGCAATTCTGGCGGCTATGTCTGTAGCAGTCGGTTTACTCAATGCCGCTTGCATGACCTATTAG
- a CDS encoding DUF1190 family protein has translation MATQKRTKHINLTRMRKSLAVKPLAVGVAGMFLSACSDNRQPADIYTSVDDCTSDNPDAADECQAAYQQAIDEAARTSPKFSSVADCEYEFGPNQCRQIATDNGSFFMPFMAGFMVSQLMSPRTYYSQPLFTSYSPYSPFRSRWVTSDGYIFDGDIRKRKYRVKSSTFKPKPTVSRTISRGGFGSSVRAKSSWGSSRSRSGGWGG, from the coding sequence ATGGCTACGCAAAAACGCACTAAACATATAAATCTCACCCGCATGCGCAAGTCGCTGGCAGTGAAACCTTTAGCGGTAGGTGTTGCCGGCATGTTTTTAAGCGCCTGCAGCGATAACCGGCAACCGGCTGATATCTATACTTCGGTGGATGACTGCACAAGCGATAACCCCGATGCTGCGGATGAGTGTCAGGCCGCGTATCAGCAGGCAATTGATGAGGCCGCGCGCACTAGTCCGAAGTTTTCATCTGTCGCTGACTGCGAATATGAATTTGGCCCGAACCAGTGCCGACAAATTGCCACCGACAACGGCAGTTTTTTTATGCCCTTTATGGCCGGCTTTATGGTCAGTCAGCTAATGTCGCCGCGCACTTATTATTCTCAGCCGCTGTTTACGTCTTACTCACCTTATTCGCCTTTTCGCTCACGTTGGGTAACCTCTGACGGGTATATCTTTGACGGAGATATCCGAAAGCGTAAATACCGGGTGAAATCGTCAACCTTTAAGCCAAAGCCTACGGTATCCCGCACTATCAGCCGTGGCGGTTTCGGCAGTTCAGTCAGAGCAAAATCATCCTGGGGAAGCAGTCGGTCCCGTTCAGGCGGCTGGGGCGGTTAG
- a CDS encoding PspA/IM30 family protein, translating into MSVWKKLITAVKGGANEAAQAAADSQAIRILEQEIREAKEELRKSDHARTQILAKRKLSQQKIDSFNASISEYEAHARKAVDSDRQLALDCAQKVSDLKEEREQEQSYLDQFHKSEKQLAANIQQAKANLRRLEQQVDMVKATESVQKAQVAVSSRHMGANSKMKTATESLSRIQEKQKMRNAELEAAEELASEDSNTDLEKRLSEAGIKGGKSSADDELSRILGN; encoded by the coding sequence ATGTCTGTTTGGAAAAAGCTTATTACAGCGGTAAAAGGCGGTGCGAATGAAGCAGCGCAAGCGGCAGCCGATAGCCAGGCGATACGTATTCTGGAGCAGGAAATCCGCGAGGCAAAAGAAGAGTTGCGTAAATCCGATCACGCACGCACCCAGATTCTGGCTAAGCGCAAACTTTCACAGCAAAAGATTGATAGCTTTAACGCATCAATCAGTGAATATGAAGCGCACGCCCGCAAAGCGGTTGATTCTGATCGTCAGTTGGCATTAGATTGCGCGCAGAAAGTGTCTGATTTGAAAGAAGAGCGCGAACAGGAACAGTCCTATCTCGACCAGTTCCACAAATCAGAAAAGCAATTAGCGGCTAATATCCAGCAAGCCAAAGCAAACTTGCGTCGACTTGAACAGCAGGTTGATATGGTAAAGGCCACAGAAAGTGTGCAAAAAGCGCAGGTTGCGGTGTCTTCTCGCCACATGGGCGCAAACAGCAAAATGAAAACGGCTACGGAATCCTTAAGCCGTATTCAGGAAAAGCAGAAAATGCGCAATGCTGAACTAGAGGCAGCAGAAGAGCTTGCCAGTGAAGACAGCAATACCGATTTGGAAAAGCGGCTGTCGGAAGCTGGCATTAAAGGCGGTAAATCATCCGCCGATGATGAGCTGAGCCGCATTCTGGGCAACTAA
- a CDS encoding DUF2170 family protein, whose product MTWDLAQLESLLTQYDDFVVTREEGCLLIANQDGIDAWLAISGEQILVESLLFSADQVKDKAALDHEILSSHMVFPLTTVGISNINEQEYYTAFGALSAQSKAESIVIEVETLFQNVASFLDAYETHLQ is encoded by the coding sequence AATACGACGATTTTGTAGTAACCCGTGAAGAAGGGTGTCTGCTAATCGCCAATCAGGATGGTATCGATGCGTGGCTGGCAATCAGCGGCGAACAGATTTTAGTAGAAAGCTTACTGTTCTCAGCAGACCAGGTAAAAGATAAAGCTGCTCTTGATCACGAGATTCTGTCATCTCATATGGTATTCCCGCTAACTACCGTTGGTATTTCCAACATTAATGAGCAGGAGTATTACACGGCATTTGGCGCGCTAAGTGCACAGTCAAAAGCAGAAAGTATTGTCATTGAGGTGGAAACCCTGTTTCAAAATGTCGCATCGTTTCTTGATGCTTACGAAACCCACCTTCAATAA
- a CDS encoding glutathionylspermidine synthase family protein, whose protein sequence is MFRRRIAPRPDWQQQAREYGFHFHTMYGQPYWDETAYYQFSLQQIEKDIEDPTAELHQMCLAATERVVNSEALLTRFAIPSVYWDLVRNSFYQREPSLYSRLDLVYDGTGPAKLLENNADTPTSLYESGFWQWLWLEQNVDNGALPRQSDQFNSLQEKLVFRFADIARQKNILQMHFACCKDTDEDRGTVQYLQDCASEAGLSTDFVYVEDIGLADTGVFTDLDDAPITDCFKLYPWEFMLADPYGESLSSADVSWIEPAWKAVISNKAILPLLWEMFPGHPNLLEAYFADKHPNLAGQQWVKKPLFSREGANISLLDGQNERALSDGPYGEEGFIIQAFHPLPRFERNYTLIGSWLVDNLPAGISVREDSSLVTQDLSRYLPHIIL, encoded by the coding sequence TTGTTCCGGCGTCGAATTGCTCCGCGGCCTGACTGGCAGCAGCAGGCCAGAGAATATGGCTTTCACTTTCACACCATGTATGGTCAGCCATACTGGGATGAAACGGCGTACTACCAGTTTTCATTACAACAAATTGAAAAAGACATAGAAGATCCAACCGCTGAGTTACATCAGATGTGTCTTGCTGCCACAGAACGTGTCGTAAACAGTGAAGCGCTTCTAACTCGTTTCGCTATTCCTTCTGTATACTGGGACTTAGTGCGCAACTCTTTCTATCAGCGAGAACCGTCTTTGTATTCACGGCTTGATTTGGTTTACGACGGTACTGGTCCTGCCAAACTGTTAGAGAACAATGCTGATACGCCCACCTCGTTATATGAATCAGGTTTCTGGCAGTGGTTGTGGCTTGAGCAAAACGTCGATAACGGCGCCCTTCCCCGTCAATCTGATCAATTTAACTCCCTGCAGGAAAAACTGGTTTTCCGGTTTGCCGATATCGCCCGTCAGAAAAATATCCTGCAGATGCATTTTGCCTGCTGTAAAGACACTGATGAAGACCGTGGAACAGTGCAGTACCTGCAAGATTGCGCCAGTGAAGCAGGCTTGTCGACCGATTTTGTCTATGTTGAAGATATTGGTTTGGCTGATACCGGCGTATTTACCGACTTAGATGATGCGCCCATTACAGACTGCTTTAAGCTTTATCCGTGGGAGTTCATGCTTGCCGACCCTTATGGTGAGTCATTGTCGAGTGCTGACGTTAGCTGGATTGAACCGGCCTGGAAGGCGGTAATTTCCAACAAGGCGATTCTTCCATTACTGTGGGAAATGTTCCCCGGCCATCCCAATTTGCTGGAAGCCTATTTCGCGGATAAACATCCGAATTTAGCCGGACAGCAGTGGGTCAAAAAGCCGCTTTTTTCCCGCGAAGGCGCTAATATTTCATTGCTTGACGGGCAGAACGAGCGTGCCCTGTCTGATGGTCCCTATGGCGAGGAAGGTTTTATTATTCAGGCTTTTCATCCACTTCCCCGCTTTGAACGTAACTACACGTTAATAGGAAGCTGGCTGGTAGATAACTTACCTGCTGGTATTTCAGTCCGAGAGGATTCGTCTTTAGTTACACAGGATTTGTCGCGGTATTTACCGCATATAATTTTATGA
- a CDS encoding VC0807 family protein — MTSTNQTNQKQNQGFFGNLAFNIVIPVVIMSYTSSDDLLGPAWSIVAALVFPVGYGIWDLKQSGKVNGFSILGIISVLLTGGISLLKLPAEYIAIKEAAIPALIGIAVLITQYTKKPLVKMLILNDQIINWNALNDALARKGKEREFRRKVANSSYIVATSFFVSSALNYILAKVILVSEPGTTAYTEELGRMTALSYPVIVIPSMILLVTALWYLFSQIGKITGEDLDNFLNHQ, encoded by the coding sequence ATGACCTCCACCAATCAAACCAATCAGAAGCAGAATCAGGGCTTTTTCGGCAACCTGGCATTCAACATTGTTATTCCCGTCGTTATCATGAGCTATACCAGTTCAGACGATTTGCTGGGCCCCGCCTGGAGCATCGTCGCTGCGCTTGTTTTTCCTGTTGGCTATGGCATTTGGGATCTAAAACAGTCCGGTAAAGTAAACGGTTTCTCTATTTTAGGTATCATCAGTGTGTTGCTTACCGGAGGCATTAGTTTACTGAAACTTCCGGCTGAGTATATTGCTATTAAAGAGGCGGCCATTCCTGCTTTGATTGGTATAGCGGTACTTATTACCCAGTATACAAAAAAGCCGCTGGTCAAAATGTTGATTCTTAACGATCAGATTATTAACTGGAATGCACTGAACGATGCGCTGGCACGAAAAGGCAAAGAACGTGAATTTCGCCGTAAGGTAGCTAACAGCTCTTATATTGTCGCGACATCCTTTTTTGTTTCTTCGGCACTTAACTATATTCTTGCCAAGGTTATTCTGGTCAGTGAACCGGGTACAACCGCTTACACTGAAGAGCTGGGTAGAATGACAGCGCTGAGTTATCCGGTAATTGTTATCCCCAGTATGATTTTACTGGTCACCGCATTGTGGTACCTGTTTAGTCAGATTGGAAAAATCACTGGTGAAGACCTGGACAACTTCCTGAATCATCAGTAA